One window of SAR202 cluster bacterium genomic DNA carries:
- a CDS encoding LLM class flavin-dependent oxidoreductase gives MIKSFGILYAGHIDSQHIGFQATPANERRFDNAAVARALTDAADIAKLADRLGYDILWMAEHHFQREGFECIPNILMLSVHLASLTKRVKFGCAFNIIPIWHPLRLAEDYAVADILTGGRVIFGVGRGYHTREVETLGGPLLDQEANRSIFEESIELILKAWNNDSFTHQGRHYQLPPQVPYRGYTLQDLTLVPRPVHHPIQVWQPIVSGSARGIQFMHQHGIKGMVSGVDDDTIDKTFRSFRDVGAQMGKDLELGQDLCLGLRFYLAESQEEGIQKARIFHEEGMKFSGPLGFSPNLTEDQRKAIINPKLYGSDFFPSLEEEVAEGVWTCGPAKDAIAKLKDIESKYPGLEHVLINIGVSTHKKVYMEQLEHFAAEVMPAFIKTPSHRR, from the coding sequence ATGATAAAAAGCTTCGGCATCCTCTACGCCGGCCACATAGACTCCCAACACATCGGCTTCCAGGCCACCCCCGCCAACGAGCGGCGCTTCGACAACGCCGCCGTCGCCCGCGCCCTCACCGACGCCGCTGACATCGCCAAGCTCGCCGACCGCCTCGGCTACGACATCCTATGGATGGCCGAGCACCACTTCCAGCGCGAAGGCTTTGAATGCATCCCCAACATCCTCATGCTCAGCGTCCACCTCGCCAGCCTCACCAAACGCGTTAAGTTCGGCTGCGCCTTCAACATCATCCCCATCTGGCACCCCCTCCGTCTCGCCGAGGACTACGCCGTCGCCGATATCCTCACCGGCGGCCGCGTCATCTTCGGCGTCGGTCGAGGCTACCACACCCGTGAGGTCGAAACCCTCGGCGGACCCCTCCTGGATCAGGAAGCCAACCGCTCCATATTCGAAGAGTCCATTGAGCTTATCCTCAAGGCCTGGAACAACGACTCCTTCACCCACCAGGGCCGCCACTACCAGCTCCCTCCCCAGGTCCCCTACCGGGGCTATACCCTCCAGGACCTTACCCTGGTGCCGCGTCCCGTCCACCACCCCATTCAGGTGTGGCAGCCCATCGTCAGCGGCAGCGCCAGAGGCATCCAGTTCATGCACCAGCACGGCATCAAAGGCATGGTCAGCGGCGTCGATGACGACACCATCGACAAGACCTTCCGTTCCTTCCGAGATGTCGGCGCCCAGATGGGCAAAGACTTGGAGCTTGGACAAGACCTCTGCCTGGGGCTCCGCTTCTACCTGGCCGAATCCCAGGAGGAAGGCATTCAAAAAGCCCGCATCTTCCACGAAGAAGGCATGAAGTTCAGCGGCCCCCTGGGCTTCAGCCCCAACCTGACCGAAGACCAGCGTAAGGCCATCATCAACCCAAAGCTCTACGGCTCCGACTTCTTCCCCTCCCTGGAAGAAGAAGTGGCTGAAGGCGTTTGGACCTGCGGCCCAGCCAAAGACGCCATCGCCAAGCTCAAAGACATCGAAAGCAAGTACCCCGGCCTTGAGCACGTCCTCATCAACATCGGCGTCTCCACCCATAAAAAAGTCTACATGGAGCAGCTGGAGCACTTCGCCGCCGAAGTCATGCCCGCCTTCATCAAGACCCCCTCCCACAGGCGCTAG
- the mftG gene encoding mycofactocin system GMC family oxidoreductase MftG, giving the protein MKYDVIVVGSGAAGGIVASRVAEDPNISVLLLEEGPDFGGLERYPEDATTSCLNLRGVVTPFMEGYPAIYTKEQRGERRTYRGKILGGGSAINGGVFIRGHRDDFDRWAAEGNDEWSYVKVLPYWRRMETDLEFGGEYHGKEGPIFIRRAKLGQMLPMEKAFYEACRVRGFADCPDMNAPDASGVGPHPVNSRGEMRISTAIGYLEPARHRVNLTIRGGTRVTKVVVKGGRAVGVRAVSGGEEFEVEGRQVVLSAGAIESPRLLMLSGIGPSEELRRLGVKAVVESPGVGQNLYNHATAYLSFHNDDRLPTYNITNEVFLRYTASGSEAPNDMAMTLESKPATIDGRSYYRVAVTLEYPHSVGRMTLTSSEAEAAPRLDYGMLSDKRDMKRLAEGVRLAVELSKHKAFKGIMGSRLAPGDGDLASEAALEGWLRREIVSYYHSSGTCRMGSDEMSVVDQRCRVRGVEGLWVIDSSVMPHIARGNINATCCLIGERGADFVREALR; this is encoded by the coding sequence ATGAAATACGATGTGATTGTTGTGGGTTCCGGGGCGGCGGGGGGGATTGTGGCGTCGAGGGTGGCCGAGGACCCGAACATATCGGTGCTGCTGCTGGAGGAGGGGCCGGATTTCGGGGGGTTGGAGAGGTACCCGGAGGACGCGACAACATCGTGCCTGAACCTGCGGGGGGTGGTCACGCCTTTTATGGAGGGCTACCCGGCGATTTATACCAAGGAGCAGCGGGGGGAGAGGAGGACGTATAGGGGGAAGATTTTGGGAGGGGGGAGCGCGATTAACGGCGGCGTGTTTATTCGGGGACACCGGGACGATTTCGACAGGTGGGCGGCGGAGGGGAACGACGAGTGGTCGTATGTCAAAGTGCTGCCGTACTGGCGTCGGATGGAAACGGACCTGGAATTCGGCGGGGAGTATCACGGGAAGGAGGGGCCGATATTTATTCGGCGGGCGAAGCTGGGACAGATGCTGCCGATGGAGAAGGCGTTTTACGAGGCGTGCAGGGTCAGGGGGTTCGCGGACTGCCCGGATATGAACGCGCCGGACGCGTCGGGCGTTGGGCCGCATCCGGTGAACAGCAGGGGCGAGATGCGGATAAGCACGGCCATTGGCTATTTGGAGCCGGCGCGGCATCGTGTGAACCTGACGATTCGAGGCGGGACCAGGGTGACGAAGGTAGTGGTGAAGGGAGGGAGGGCGGTGGGAGTGCGGGCGGTGAGCGGGGGGGAGGAGTTTGAGGTGGAGGGACGGCAGGTGGTGCTAAGCGCGGGGGCCATCGAGTCGCCGCGGCTGCTGATGCTGTCGGGGATTGGGCCGTCGGAGGAGCTGCGGAGGCTGGGGGTGAAGGCGGTGGTGGAGTCGCCGGGCGTGGGGCAGAACTTGTACAACCACGCGACGGCGTATCTCAGTTTTCATAACGACGACAGGCTGCCGACGTACAACATTACCAACGAGGTGTTTTTGCGCTACACGGCGTCAGGGTCGGAGGCGCCGAACGATATGGCGATGACGCTGGAGTCCAAGCCGGCGACGATTGATGGGAGGTCGTACTATCGAGTGGCGGTGACGCTGGAGTACCCGCACAGCGTGGGGAGGATGACGTTGACATCGTCGGAGGCAGAGGCGGCGCCGAGGCTGGACTATGGGATGCTGTCGGACAAGAGGGATATGAAGCGGCTGGCAGAGGGGGTGAGGCTGGCGGTGGAGCTGTCGAAGCACAAGGCGTTTAAGGGGATTATGGGGAGCCGGCTGGCGCCGGGGGATGGAGACTTGGCGTCGGAGGCGGCGCTGGAGGGGTGGCTGAGGCGGGAGATTGTGTCGTATTACCACAGCAGCGGGACGTGCAGGATGGGGAGTGATGAGATGTCGGTGGTGGACCAGAGGTGCCGGGTGCGAGGGGTGGAGGGGTTGTGGGTGATTGACTCGTCGGTGATGCCGCATATAGCGCGGGGGAATATTAACGCGACGTGCTGTTTGATTGGGGAGAGGGGGGCTGATTTTGTGCGGGAGGCGCTCAGGTAA
- a CDS encoding cytochrome c: MKTCSTRKTPSDSPTPSAPSALDSPSTPSKASATPPTPSATPPPRSSQASSKRLLPCNLLRRLALAVGLPLVLSLAACGGNAPSPAPSPNPAQAQRGAALYNQNCQSCHGDASSGQGRIEGAPIHGPGGHTWHHADGQLAGIILGRLDYPGRRMPSFAATLTEDDVDDILAYFKTLWTQENRDFQAEVSRNWDAQFSTPSP; this comes from the coding sequence ATGAAAACATGCTCTACCAGGAAAACCCCGTCCGACTCTCCCACGCCCTCAGCCCCGTCGGCGCTCGATTCACCTTCCACACCTTCAAAGGCGTCGGCCACGCCACCTACGCCCTCGGCGACACCGCCGCCCAGGTCGTCTCAGGCTTCTTCAAAAAGACTTTTGCCTTGTAACCTTCTACGCCGGCTCGCTCTGGCTGTAGGTCTTCCGTTGGTACTCTCGCTAGCCGCCTGCGGCGGCAACGCCCCCTCTCCCGCCCCCTCCCCAAACCCCGCCCAAGCCCAGCGCGGTGCCGCCCTCTACAACCAGAATTGCCAGTCCTGCCACGGCGACGCCTCCTCCGGACAGGGCCGCATCGAGGGCGCTCCCATCCACGGCCCCGGCGGCCACACCTGGCACCACGCCGACGGACAGCTCGCCGGCATCATCCTCGGCCGCCTCGACTATCCAGGCCGCCGTATGCCCTCCTTCGCCGCCACCCTCACCGAAGATGACGTTGATGACATCCTCGCCTACTTCAAGACCCTATGGACCCAGGAGAACCGCGACTTCCAGGCCGAAGTCTCCCGCAACTGGGATGCCCAGTTCTCCACCCCATCCCCCTGA
- the mftG gene encoding mycofactocin system GMC family oxidoreductase MftG, with amino-acid sequence MGYDVIVVGAGASGAALAARLSEDAKRSVLLLEAGADYSTVDLLPEDVRDGSDAIKASRGGSLWDYMAVANRHQGMPMTLQRGKVVGGSSSVNGMVFIRGVPEDYDYWAKLGNSEWSYTKVLPYFRKLETDLDFGGDFHGKEGPIPVRRFKPEEWRPSLRAFYQACRSAGFPDNPDHNAPDAHGVGARPLNQVGGVRMSTNLCYLNPNRHRMNLTIRGNVNVRRVLFKGRRAVGVECESGGSASGGYKVEGDEVILSAGAIGSPFILMHSGVGPWGKLESLGIPVSHDLPGVGEHLTDHPSVLVYFKYRSGCEEPATISQVGMSYTARGSKIRNDMFLSPYPGEIYKGQPHMGARVILEMAHSYGKVSLVSSDPRVNPRIEFNYLEDAQDVAKMREGVRLLDRICSDKAFKKILECRSQPTDTDMASDEALDRWIVRNAITSHHASGTCKMGAETDAKAVVDQYGRVHGLEGIRVADASIMPEIVRANTNCTSIMIGERVADWVKGG; translated from the coding sequence ATGGGATACGACGTGATAGTTGTGGGGGCGGGAGCGTCAGGGGCGGCGCTGGCGGCGCGGCTGTCGGAGGACGCGAAGCGCAGCGTGCTGCTGCTGGAGGCGGGAGCCGACTATTCGACGGTGGACCTCCTGCCGGAAGACGTGAGGGATGGCAGCGACGCGATTAAGGCGTCGCGGGGAGGCAGCCTGTGGGACTATATGGCGGTGGCGAATCGACATCAGGGGATGCCGATGACGCTGCAGCGGGGCAAGGTGGTGGGCGGGTCGAGCTCAGTGAACGGGATGGTGTTTATTCGAGGCGTGCCGGAGGACTACGACTACTGGGCGAAACTGGGGAACAGCGAGTGGTCGTACACCAAGGTCTTGCCGTACTTTCGGAAGCTGGAGACGGACCTGGACTTTGGAGGGGACTTTCACGGGAAGGAGGGGCCGATACCGGTGCGTCGTTTCAAGCCGGAGGAGTGGAGGCCGAGCCTGCGGGCGTTTTACCAGGCGTGCCGCAGCGCGGGGTTTCCGGACAATCCGGACCATAACGCGCCGGACGCTCACGGTGTGGGGGCGAGGCCGCTGAACCAGGTGGGCGGCGTGAGGATGAGCACCAACCTTTGCTATTTGAATCCGAACCGGCATCGAATGAACCTGACGATTCGGGGAAATGTAAACGTGAGGCGGGTGTTGTTCAAGGGCCGGAGGGCGGTAGGTGTGGAGTGCGAGAGCGGAGGGTCCGCCTCCGGCGGATATAAGGTGGAGGGGGACGAGGTGATCTTGAGCGCGGGGGCGATAGGGTCGCCGTTCATTTTGATGCACTCGGGGGTAGGGCCGTGGGGCAAGCTGGAGTCGCTGGGGATACCGGTGTCGCACGACCTGCCGGGGGTGGGAGAACACCTGACGGACCATCCGTCGGTGCTGGTGTACTTCAAGTACAGGTCGGGGTGCGAGGAGCCGGCGACTATCAGCCAGGTGGGTATGAGCTACACGGCCAGGGGGTCGAAGATTCGCAACGACATGTTTCTCAGCCCGTACCCAGGGGAGATATACAAGGGCCAGCCGCACATGGGGGCGAGGGTGATTCTGGAGATGGCGCACAGCTATGGGAAGGTGTCGCTGGTGTCGTCGGACCCGAGGGTGAACCCCCGGATAGAGTTCAACTACCTGGAGGACGCGCAGGACGTGGCGAAGATGCGGGAGGGGGTGAGGCTGTTGGACAGGATATGCTCAGACAAGGCGTTCAAGAAGATACTGGAGTGCCGGAGCCAGCCTACGGACACAGATATGGCGTCGGACGAGGCGCTGGACAGGTGGATAGTGAGGAACGCGATTACGTCGCATCACGCGTCGGGGACGTGCAAGATGGGGGCGGAGACGGACGCGAAGGCGGTGGTGGACCAGTACGGGCGGGTGCACGGGCTGGAGGGGATTAGGGTGGCGGATGCGTCGATTATGCCGGAGATTGTGCGGGCGAACACGAACTGCACGTCGATAATGATTGGGGAGAGGGTGGCGGACTGGGTGAAGGGAGGGTAA
- a CDS encoding SDR family oxidoreductase: MELKGKKALVTGAASGIGREITLLLAKEGAKVAVTDIAMLPGEGVLREVAALHAEGLPLRCDVSSPASVDFTFSTVTATFGGLDILVNCAGIGGGKPLIDETEEQWDKVMDTNLKGAFLCSQQAARAFIKQGRGGRIVNIASTAADNARPGASAYSASKAGMVQFTKVLALELGPHNITVNAVSPAMTDFSTGPNPKSTPAYREAFIKQVPLGRAAQASEVAQAVLFLASDKAAFITGEVIHVDGGYSAGKTQVRG, translated from the coding sequence ATGGAACTCAAAGGTAAAAAAGCCCTGGTCACCGGCGCCGCCAGCGGCATCGGCCGAGAGATCACCCTCCTCCTGGCCAAGGAAGGCGCTAAAGTCGCCGTCACCGACATCGCCATGCTCCCCGGCGAAGGCGTCCTCCGCGAGGTCGCCGCCCTCCACGCCGAAGGCCTCCCCCTCCGATGCGACGTCTCCTCCCCCGCCAGCGTCGACTTCACCTTCTCCACCGTCACCGCCACCTTCGGCGGACTGGACATCCTCGTCAACTGCGCCGGCATCGGCGGCGGCAAACCCCTCATCGACGAGACCGAGGAGCAGTGGGACAAGGTCATGGACACCAACCTCAAAGGCGCCTTCCTATGCTCCCAGCAGGCCGCCCGCGCCTTTATCAAACAGGGCCGCGGCGGACGAATCGTCAACATCGCTTCCACCGCCGCCGACAACGCCCGCCCCGGCGCCTCCGCATACAGCGCCTCCAAGGCCGGCATGGTCCAGTTCACCAAAGTCCTTGCCCTGGAGCTGGGCCCCCACAACATCACCGTCAACGCCGTCTCCCCGGCCATGACCGACTTCTCCACCGGCCCCAACCCCAAGTCCACCCCCGCCTATCGAGAAGCCTTCATCAAGCAAGTCCCCCTGGGCCGCGCCGCCCAGGCCTCGGAAGTCGCCCAGGCCGTCCTCTTCCTCGCCTCCGACAAAGCCGCCTTCATCACCGGCGAAGTCATCCACGTAGACGGCGGCTACTCCGCCGGCAAAACCCAGGTCCGCGGCTAA
- a CDS encoding response regulator transcription factor: protein MLVVEDEATIRELLEAMLEPQNYAVRTAGDGQEGLRAFFSWKPDLVFLDVMMPKMDGWKLLERIREVSDVPVIMLTALGMEHEKVRGLKGGADDYLTKPVSQGELLARVEAVLRRNKKASFVESYRDSLLHLDFERHMVLKSGQEIDLSPTEFRLLTTLVKHKGTVMSVERLLDTCWEDGIGRPDNVRVYVSYLRRKLGSDVKGRDLIETVREFGYRYRPPRITPCCLPLPSCYRRFPKRRLKMLSHSAKQELSF from the coding sequence ATCCTCGTCGTCGAAGACGAGGCCACCATTCGCGAGCTTCTGGAAGCTATGCTGGAGCCTCAGAACTACGCCGTCCGCACCGCTGGCGACGGCCAGGAAGGCCTCCGCGCCTTCTTCTCATGGAAGCCGGACCTCGTATTTCTGGACGTCATGATGCCCAAAATGGACGGCTGGAAGCTCCTGGAGCGTATCCGCGAGGTCTCCGACGTACCCGTTATCATGCTCACCGCCCTCGGCATGGAGCACGAAAAAGTTCGCGGCCTCAAAGGCGGCGCCGACGACTATCTCACCAAGCCCGTCTCCCAGGGCGAGCTCCTAGCCCGCGTCGAAGCCGTCCTCCGCCGCAACAAAAAGGCCTCCTTCGTCGAAAGCTACCGCGACTCCCTTCTCCATCTCGACTTCGAGCGCCACATGGTCCTCAAAAGCGGCCAGGAAATCGACCTCTCCCCCACCGAGTTCCGCCTCCTCACCACCCTCGTTAAGCACAAAGGCACCGTAATGAGCGTGGAGCGACTCCTGGACACCTGCTGGGAAGACGGCATCGGCCGCCCCGACAACGTCCGCGTCTATGTCTCCTACCTCCGGCGCAAGCTCGGCAGCGACGTCAAAGGCCGCGACCTCATCGAAACCGTCCGCGAGTTCGGCTACCGCTACCGCCCCCCACGAATAACCCCTTGCTGTCTGCCGCTCCCTTCCTGCTATCGACGCTTTCCTAAACGTCGCCTAAAGATGCTTAGCCATAGTGCTAAACAAGAATTGTCATTCTGA
- a CDS encoding SDR family oxidoreductase, whose translation MDFRGKSAIVTGSGQGIGRSIAKDLAARGAHVLVSDLRPQGVDAVVSEIRKAGGTAASFLCDATNPQQVDSLVNVALGSFGKIDILVNNVGGSGTQGVDQIEEVTNDLWSFIMDLNMKSMFLCSRAVAPSMKAKGCGKIVNLSSMAAHGSFGGRGAAAARLPYAGAKAGVVGFTLQLAKDLGPFGINVNAVMPGLILTEPGTRIAQRYATLSEEAKQKSLERVPLGRRGTPEEVAKAVAFLASDDASYITGVILEVAGGM comes from the coding sequence ATGGACTTCCGCGGCAAGTCCGCCATCGTCACCGGCTCCGGCCAGGGCATCGGCCGCTCCATCGCCAAAGACCTCGCCGCCCGAGGCGCCCACGTCCTCGTCTCCGACCTCCGGCCCCAGGGCGTCGACGCCGTCGTCTCTGAAATCCGAAAGGCCGGCGGCACCGCCGCCTCCTTCCTCTGCGACGCCACCAACCCCCAGCAAGTGGACTCCCTCGTAAACGTCGCCCTCGGCTCCTTCGGCAAAATCGATATCCTGGTAAACAACGTGGGAGGCAGCGGCACCCAGGGCGTCGACCAGATCGAAGAGGTCACTAACGATCTCTGGTCCTTCATCATGGACCTCAACATGAAAAGCATGTTCCTCTGCAGCCGCGCCGTAGCGCCCTCCATGAAGGCCAAAGGCTGCGGCAAAATCGTCAACCTTTCCTCCATGGCCGCCCACGGCAGCTTCGGCGGTCGAGGCGCCGCCGCCGCCCGGCTCCCCTACGCCGGCGCCAAGGCTGGCGTCGTCGGCTTCACCCTCCAGCTCGCCAAAGACCTCGGCCCCTTCGGCATCAACGTCAACGCCGTCATGCCCGGCCTCATCCTCACCGAACCCGGCACCCGCATCGCCCAGCGATATGCCACCCTGTCCGAAGAAGCCAAACAGAAGTCCCTCGAACGCGTCCCCCTGGGACGCCGCGGTACGCCCGAAGAAGTCGCCAAAGCCGTCGCCTTCCTCGCCTCTGACGACGCCTCCTACATCACCGGCGTCATCCTGGAAGTCGCGGGTGGCATGTAA
- a CDS encoding mycofactocin system GMC family oxidoreductase MftG translates to MKYDVIVIGSGTAGAVVASRVSEDPNISVLLLEEGQDFADASEMPADILSGYGNRAGQESPHIRNYAAKANGYKKEPMLMPSGRIIGGTSAINGSIFLRAPQEDFDDWASRGNPEWTYQKALPYYLRAEQDVDFGGDFHNKSGPVPVCRLAPSTWLPNNRAFYKACLSAGFPDGRDMNLPGAWGVGPYPHNDYKGVRVNSAIAYLAAARERLNLTIRGGALASRILFKGKRAVGVEVNSGGQTFQVEGRQIVCCAGAFGSPMLLMRSGVGPEEELKRLKIKSTQILPGVGQNLRNHPVAWVLYLDASKEPKASVITQAFLRFTAKGSKTPGDLTISPDNRWVIDGRPYTRFNVTLEKARGAGRLRLASKELPSTPELEYEYLEEPWDRERLREGVRLSVKLAESGAFKGIFERRVAPTEAELASDEKLDAWMRSTVTTGHHSAGTCKMGPSSDEMAVVDQYGKVHGLEGLRVADASIMPDVVSVNPNATCFMIGERMGEWVREAAMG, encoded by the coding sequence ATGAAGTACGATGTGATTGTTATAGGGTCCGGGACGGCGGGGGCGGTGGTGGCGTCGAGGGTGTCCGAGGACCCGAACATATCGGTGCTGCTGCTGGAGGAGGGGCAGGACTTTGCCGACGCGTCGGAGATGCCAGCGGATATTTTATCGGGGTATGGGAACAGGGCGGGGCAGGAGAGCCCGCATATTCGGAACTACGCGGCGAAGGCCAACGGGTATAAGAAGGAGCCGATGCTGATGCCGTCGGGGCGGATCATCGGCGGGACGAGCGCGATAAACGGGTCGATATTTTTGAGGGCGCCGCAGGAGGACTTTGACGATTGGGCATCCAGAGGTAATCCGGAGTGGACGTACCAGAAGGCGCTGCCGTATTACCTGAGGGCAGAGCAGGATGTGGACTTTGGCGGGGACTTTCATAACAAGAGCGGGCCGGTGCCGGTGTGCCGTCTGGCCCCGAGCACGTGGCTGCCTAACAACAGGGCGTTTTACAAGGCGTGCCTGTCGGCGGGGTTTCCGGACGGGCGCGATATGAACTTGCCGGGAGCGTGGGGAGTGGGACCGTACCCGCATAACGACTACAAGGGCGTGCGGGTCAACAGCGCCATCGCGTACCTGGCGGCGGCGAGGGAGCGTCTGAACCTGACGATTCGCGGGGGCGCGCTGGCGAGCCGGATACTTTTCAAGGGGAAGCGGGCGGTGGGCGTGGAGGTGAACAGCGGCGGGCAGACTTTCCAGGTAGAGGGACGGCAGATTGTATGCTGCGCCGGGGCTTTTGGGTCGCCGATGCTCTTGATGAGGTCAGGGGTGGGTCCGGAGGAGGAGTTAAAGCGGTTGAAGATAAAGTCGACGCAGATTTTGCCCGGGGTGGGACAGAACCTGCGGAACCATCCGGTGGCGTGGGTGTTGTATTTGGACGCATCGAAGGAGCCGAAGGCGTCAGTAATAACGCAGGCGTTCCTGAGGTTCACAGCCAAGGGGTCCAAGACGCCAGGAGACCTGACGATAAGCCCGGACAATCGATGGGTCATAGATGGCAGGCCGTACACTCGATTCAACGTGACGCTGGAGAAGGCGCGGGGCGCGGGAAGGCTGCGGCTGGCCTCGAAGGAGCTGCCGTCGACGCCGGAACTGGAGTACGAATACCTGGAGGAGCCGTGGGACAGGGAGCGGCTGCGGGAGGGGGTAAGGCTGAGCGTGAAGCTGGCGGAGAGCGGGGCGTTCAAGGGGATTTTTGAGAGGCGAGTGGCGCCGACGGAGGCGGAACTGGCGTCGGACGAGAAGCTGGATGCGTGGATGAGGTCGACGGTGACGACGGGGCATCATTCGGCGGGGACGTGCAAGATGGGGCCTTCGTCGGACGAGATGGCAGTGGTGGACCAGTACGGGAAAGTGCACGGATTGGAGGGGTTAAGGGTGGCGGACGCGTCGATTATGCCGGATGTGGTGAGTGTTAATCCGAACGCGACGTGTTTCATGATTGGGGAGCGGATGGGGGAGTGGGTGAGGGAGGCGGCGATGGGGTAG
- the mftG gene encoding mycofactocin system GMC family oxidoreductase MftG, translating to MKYDVVIVGAGASGAALAARLSEDVGVRVLVLEEGPDYPTLEATPRDVKHFYGKLSTLQGEYVWRCSAYVNEEQGLSDAVMRGRCVGGSSAINGAVLFRGLPGDFDGWTSLGNSEWSFEKVLPYFKRMECDEDFGGEFHGRDGPMPVRRAGFEEMLPVASAFYQACLAKGFAERADLNSPEAVEGVGPHCVADRNGLRVNTSMAYLWPARQRKNLTIIGNRKAQRVVLKGSRAVGVEVVSGREVSVVEAGEVILSAGAIGSPFILMHSGIGPKEVLESKGIRVRHDLPGVGRHLMNHVSAPVAFKNGPGLRRDVLISQVILRWTSSGSAVKGDMSLAVDARYDIDGAPHTRLGVGLQSPKSEGYIELVSSDPEAAPVLHYRALSEGEDMRRMREGVRMAVDMRRRAEFQGLFAGLTAPGPRDLESEGALEEWIRLNVKASQHYCGTCRMGTGDEAVVDQWCRVRGMEGLRVVDASIMPGITRPAIYGTCVMIGERAADLVKGTMR from the coding sequence ATGAAATATGATGTCGTGATAGTGGGGGCGGGGGCGTCAGGGGCGGCGCTGGCGGCGCGGCTGTCGGAGGACGTAGGGGTGAGGGTGCTGGTGTTGGAGGAGGGGCCGGACTATCCGACGCTGGAGGCTACGCCGCGGGACGTGAAGCATTTTTATGGGAAGCTGTCCACGCTTCAGGGCGAGTATGTTTGGCGGTGTTCAGCGTATGTGAATGAGGAGCAGGGGCTGTCCGACGCGGTGATGCGGGGCCGATGTGTGGGCGGGTCCAGCGCGATTAACGGGGCGGTGCTATTCAGGGGGCTGCCGGGGGACTTTGACGGGTGGACGTCGTTGGGGAACAGCGAGTGGTCGTTTGAGAAGGTGCTGCCGTATTTCAAGCGGATGGAGTGTGACGAGGACTTTGGAGGGGAGTTTCACGGGCGGGACGGGCCGATGCCGGTGCGCCGGGCGGGGTTTGAGGAGATGCTGCCGGTGGCGTCGGCGTTCTACCAGGCGTGCTTGGCGAAGGGGTTCGCGGAGCGGGCGGACTTGAACTCGCCGGAGGCGGTGGAGGGGGTGGGGCCGCACTGCGTGGCGGACAGGAACGGGCTGAGGGTGAACACGTCGATGGCGTATTTGTGGCCGGCGAGGCAGCGCAAGAATTTGACGATTATTGGTAACCGCAAGGCGCAGCGGGTGGTTTTGAAGGGGAGCAGGGCGGTGGGAGTGGAGGTGGTGTCGGGGAGGGAGGTGTCGGTGGTGGAGGCGGGAGAGGTGATCCTGAGCGCGGGGGCGATAGGGTCACCGTTTATTTTGATGCATTCGGGGATTGGGCCGAAGGAGGTCTTGGAGTCGAAGGGGATCAGGGTGCGACATGACCTGCCGGGGGTCGGAAGGCACCTGATGAACCATGTGAGCGCGCCGGTGGCGTTTAAGAACGGGCCGGGGCTGAGGCGGGATGTTTTAATAAGCCAGGTTATTTTGAGGTGGACATCGTCAGGGTCGGCGGTGAAGGGGGATATGAGCCTGGCGGTGGACGCGCGGTATGACATCGACGGCGCGCCGCACACCCGGCTGGGGGTGGGGTTACAGTCGCCGAAGAGCGAGGGGTATATCGAGCTGGTGTCGTCGGACCCAGAGGCTGCGCCGGTGCTGCATTATCGGGCGCTGTCGGAGGGGGAGGACATGAGGCGGATGAGGGAGGGGGTGAGGATGGCGGTGGATATGAGGCGCCGCGCGGAGTTCCAGGGGTTGTTTGCGGGGCTGACGGCGCCGGGGCCTAGGGACCTGGAGTCGGAGGGGGCGTTGGAGGAGTGGATTCGGCTGAATGTGAAGGCGTCGCAGCACTATTGCGGGACGTGCAGGATGGGGACGGGAGATGAGGCGGTGGTGGACCAGTGGTGCCGGGTGAGGGGGATGGAGGGGCTCAGGGTGGTGGACGCGTCGATAATGCCCGGGATTACGAGGCCGGCGATATATGGGACGTGCGTGATGATAGGGGAGAGGGCGGCGGATTTGGTTAAGGGGACGATGAGGTAG